A single Thermaerobacter sp. FW80 DNA region contains:
- a CDS encoding ABC transporter substrate-binding protein, protein MPVPWRAGPLRRAPVVATLVGLLAAALWAGVVSSGRPLPSAGSARDPAGWAFRDDLGQRVRLPAPPRRIACSGQDLCDLARALLGEGAVTELPAGMEEQHLRRRAADLVLLPAVTRQPGLARRLRARGWPAATLVWTDVEGLPAAALRLAGWVNRRDRGQELAATYARRLARIEAALATVPSSQRPPVLVLAWDRPPVWAGPGSPPATLLERAGGRTASGHGRDPTPARSRGGWVHLLRRGTGLAGPGAWLAGEERWRRSHWPASTRVVTPLLRPMVPPGGPPAATALYLPPDQLLGAGPQALDGLERLAAWLHPDRVDAGDAPLRMVPLSVMD, encoded by the coding sequence ATGCCGGTGCCGTGGCGTGCCGGCCCGCTGCGGCGGGCGCCCGTCGTGGCCACCCTCGTCGGACTGCTGGCGGCCGCCCTGTGGGCGGGGGTCGTCTCGAGCGGACGGCCCCTCCCGTCGGCCGGCTCCGCCCGCGACCCGGCGGGCTGGGCGTTCCGTGACGACCTCGGCCAGCGGGTCCGCCTGCCGGCGCCACCCCGGCGCATCGCCTGTAGCGGCCAGGACTTGTGCGACCTGGCCCGGGCGCTGCTGGGGGAGGGGGCGGTGACGGAGCTGCCGGCGGGGATGGAGGAGCAGCACCTACGGCGGCGTGCGGCCGATCTGGTGCTGCTGCCCGCCGTCACCCGGCAGCCGGGGTTGGCCCGGCGGCTGCGGGCCCGGGGCTGGCCGGCGGCGACCCTGGTCTGGACGGACGTGGAGGGACTCCCTGCGGCCGCCCTCCGGCTGGCCGGCTGGGTCAACCGGCGGGACCGCGGCCAGGAGCTGGCTGCGACCTACGCCCGGCGGCTGGCGCGGATCGAGGCCGCGTTGGCGACCGTGCCGTCGTCCCAGCGGCCGCCGGTGCTGGTCCTGGCGTGGGATCGTCCTCCCGTCTGGGCGGGCCCGGGCAGCCCGCCGGCGACGCTGCTCGAACGCGCCGGCGGACGGACGGCGTCCGGTCACGGGCGCGACCCAACCCCTGCGCGATCCCGCGGCGGCTGGGTCCACCTCCTGCGACGAGGGACCGGGCTCGCCGGCCCCGGGGCGTGGCTGGCTGGCGAGGAGCGCTGGCGCCGCAGTCACTGGCCGGCATCGACGCGGGTGGTGACGCCCCTGCTCCGCCCCATGGTGCCACCGGGGGGACCGCCGGCGGCGACCGCCCTCTACCTTCCCCCGGATCAGCTGCTGGGTGCCGGTCCACAGGCGCTCGACGGCCTGGAGCGCCTCGCGGCCTGGCTGCACCCCGACCGCGTGGACGCCGGTGACGCGCCGCTGCGCATGGTGCCGCTGTCGGTGATGGACTGA
- the mntR gene encoding transcriptional regulator MntR: MRPTPSMEDYLETIYELIRSKGYARVSDIALALNLQPSSVTRMVQRLDEQNYVTYERYRGLVLTERGEAIGRAMRQRHETLATFLRLLGVRDEAVVQQDVEGIEHHVSRQTLERIERFVAFARANPAWMDQLHAALHSPEEGEDRRSAAPGHGQAGTGRATAGDADGAATQGDDPAAPLRGGAA; this comes from the coding sequence TTGCGGCCCACGCCCAGCATGGAGGACTACCTCGAGACGATCTACGAGCTCATCCGCAGCAAGGGGTACGCGCGGGTGAGCGACATCGCCCTGGCCTTGAACCTGCAGCCGTCGTCGGTGACGCGCATGGTGCAGCGGCTGGACGAGCAGAACTACGTGACCTACGAGCGCTACCGCGGGCTGGTGCTCACCGAGCGGGGCGAGGCCATCGGGCGCGCCATGCGCCAGCGCCATGAGACGCTGGCCACCTTCCTGCGGCTGCTGGGCGTCCGCGACGAGGCCGTGGTCCAGCAGGACGTGGAAGGCATCGAGCACCACGTCAGCCGCCAGACCCTCGAGCGCATCGAGCGGTTCGTCGCCTTCGCCCGCGCCAACCCCGCCTGGATGGACCAGCTGCACGCGGCGCTGCACTCCCCTGAGGAGGGGGAGGACCGTCGGTCGGCCGCGCCCGGCCACGGCCAGGCCGGGACGGGCCGCGCGACGGCCGGCGACGCCGACGGCGCCGCGACCCAGGGGGACGATCCGGCGGCGCCCCTGCGGGGCGGAGCCGCCTGA
- a CDS encoding thiamine diphosphokinase yields MPMAGAAGPTSPFGFLPDPTPPYGVVVAGGDLDEPALAREVARLARDASLCVAADGGLRLLRAVGLWPHVLVGDFDTLTAAEVEAARAAGVEVQTFPAAKDLTDAEIALDAARRRLGGAPLYLVGGVGDRVDHTLANLLLTARWGTEGRRLTVLSGPAHVRPLVAPGEVRFRGAPGQTVSLVPLTPRMTGVATEGLAYPLADATLAWGTAYTVSNALVGTEGAFRARTGIGLVVLQRRP; encoded by the coding sequence ATGCCCATGGCTGGGGCGGCTGGGCCGACGAGCCCCTTCGGCTTCCTCCCCGACCCCACCCCTCCCTACGGGGTGGTGGTCGCGGGCGGCGACCTGGACGAACCGGCCCTGGCCCGGGAGGTGGCGCGCCTCGCCCGCGACGCCAGCCTCTGCGTGGCTGCCGACGGCGGCCTGCGGCTCCTCCGGGCCGTCGGCCTGTGGCCCCACGTCCTGGTCGGCGACTTCGACACCCTGACCGCCGCGGAGGTGGAGGCGGCCCGGGCCGCAGGCGTCGAGGTGCAGACCTTCCCGGCGGCCAAGGACCTCACCGACGCCGAGATCGCCCTCGACGCGGCCCGTCGACGGCTGGGCGGGGCACCGCTCTACCTGGTGGGCGGGGTGGGGGATCGGGTCGACCACACCCTGGCGAACCTCTTGCTGACCGCTCGCTGGGGAACCGAGGGCCGCCGGCTGACCGTCTTGAGCGGCCCGGCCCACGTCCGACCGCTGGTGGCGCCGGGGGAGGTCCGCTTCCGGGGCGCCCCGGGCCAGACGGTCTCCCTGGTCCCCCTGACGCCGCGGATGACCGGCGTGGCGACCGAGGGACTGGCCTATCCGTTGGCCGATGCCACCCTGGCGTGGGGCACCGCCTACACGGTCAGCAACGCCCTGGTCGGCACGGAGGGCGCCTTCCGCGCCCGCACCGGGATCGGGCTGGTGGTGCTGCAGCGGCGCCCGTGA
- a CDS encoding SH3 domain-containing protein: MSRIAELAAELREQERPLLERYRQLVDAAVTDTERRLAQMMYNYQRFQLQSLELFEDRVPERFHCFGVITHDDVNVRQRPSGKSEALTKVGRGTPVIVMAFEGFWAEVQLVGGETGYVFKDYVRCEAGG, encoded by the coding sequence GTGTCCCGCATCGCCGAGCTGGCGGCCGAGCTCCGGGAGCAGGAGCGGCCGCTGCTGGAACGGTACCGGCAGTTGGTCGATGCCGCCGTCACCGACACGGAGCGTCGGCTGGCCCAGATGATGTACAACTACCAGCGCTTCCAGCTCCAGAGCCTGGAGCTGTTCGAAGACCGGGTACCCGAGCGCTTCCACTGCTTCGGCGTGATCACCCACGACGACGTCAACGTCCGCCAGCGCCCCAGCGGGAAGTCGGAAGCCCTGACCAAGGTGGGACGGGGGACGCCCGTCATCGTCATGGCCTTCGAGGGCTTCTGGGCCGAGGTCCAGCTGGTGGGTGGGGAGACGGGATACGTCTTCAAGGATTACGTGCGTTGCGAGGCGGGCGGCTAG